In the genome of Aedes aegypti strain LVP_AGWG chromosome 2, AaegL5.0 Primary Assembly, whole genome shotgun sequence, the window TGCAGGAGAAACTGAAGATGCTtcatgaaaatgtttcatcacgcagaaactccttcaaatatttttctgacGTATCTTCAACAATattgcaaaaatcattcaaaaagtcGTCATAATCTGCTTTAAATATTTGTGTGAATGATGTcacaaaatatcagtaggaatttgatcaaatgaTCAAATCATTTTACATGAATTAAAAGTGGATTCAGCCAAGAACTGTTAGAATGTGTGCTGTGGGAGTTCTATAGGAATTGCTCTGAAAATCGTCAGGAGATTCAGCAACgctttgatagattatatcaagaaTGAGTGCACGTTCAGAAATCGCCAATCACACTCGTGTAGTGTATAACACGTGTAatcatccaaagattcttcaataatcttctgataattctccatggatgttccagaaacttctcaagaattacttctAGGATTGtatttattgaacaaataataaattatttaattcatttttcaagctttcatccgacctccgatttttttttttttttttttttttgttgagtcGTGGGTGGGACAattctttgactgtcctacccaggtgattttgtgcgtagtacatgtcctacctgtcctatcCACTTCTTGCGCCACTGGttatctgtaaaaaaatatagttaATTCAACAGGAAAAGGTAATTGCGATTTGTTCTCAGTGCaatcaaaatgtttaaaaaattcatTAATGATTTTCGGTACGCaataaattaatcaattatCACGAACTTGTAATAAGGTCGTCCAtctattacgtaacgcaaaaattAACAATTTGTTACCCCTATCCCCCGTCTGTAAcgctttttatatggaaaatattATGTATTTGCATGAGCcgtaacgtttgagcctactccctctCCACCTAGGgcattacgtaatttgtggatggcgcCTAAATACTATTCCTTATAGAATGGCTACAAATAAGCCGACTGATCCCGAGattaatataacaaaaatatacatCATCGTAACACTAAAAATAGACACAGATATTCCATAAATTCTCCCTTTTTGGGAAATACTGCAATTTATATTAGACAATGTCATTAAACGCTTCCTCTGGTACATGTTTAATCAAGACCACTTTCCCGTTCAATGAGAGAAACTGTGTTTGAGGAAATGGCATGCCCTCTCGAATAAAACTGGGTGCAGCTTGATGATACCCATGAAGTACTCCAGTGCATCAGAAACATTTCCGTCTAGTGTTTATATAGATGTACAATTTAAGGATCCACGCCTTCTTTTTTTCCACAGGGCCAGTGAAAGACTTCGAGATTTATCGGTGAAACAGCGCAGCTGCGTTTTCCACGACGAAAACTACCAAGGATCTCACGTAGGACACCACCATCATTTAAAGTGTCAGGTTATCAGTTAAACTAACAATAGTCTCTCACTCCCAGCAGCTTTACAGCTACAATCTCTGTGTGATGCGTTGTCGAGCCGCCAGAGCTCTGGAACTCTGCCACTGCAGGCCACACTTTTATCCTTTCATAGGTAAGTAGCATCCACTGACCATAGGGCTGATTTAGGAGTTCATCCTGTTAAGCAAGAACCATTCACACGTAAACCAATTCCTAAATGTCCGGCAGATGGACCCGCTTGCACTATCGCTGGATTGCGATGCCTAGGAAAGCAGCCCAGCTGGCACGATAAGCAGCCATGTCGCTGTTTGAAGCCCTGTACCGAAATTGTCTACTATGTCATGAGTGCCAGCAGAACCCACTGGTAAGTACGGAAGTATCAGGACAAGTCCGCAACGGTGCACATAGGACAATAGGGCACTCTATCAACTTGAAAGCTTGAGCCTTAACGCGATTATTTCCCTCCCAGGGCTGCAGATGGGGGCATTCCATTCAAGCAGAAGGCTTCATTCAGATGGGAAATGATACAACCGAAAACAAGACTGCGGCGAGATGTGCTATTCACTTTTGAGGATTTACTCGGTACGGAGGCTTCGCGATAAATTTGCTAATTGGTAACTGAATACCCACTGTTTAATTTTTCAGTTTCGTTTGGCGGAGGCATCGCATTGTTTGTCGGGAAGGACTTGATGGCGTTTGCCGAGTTTCCGATATTTTTAATTACGGAGGCATTACAGAGGACCATTGCCTCAATTAAATAGAGATGAAAAGTGGAATAAAATTGTTCATACAATGACGAGCGTAACAAAACAGTCACTAATAAATTAGAGCTATTTTTATCAGGTATTCCGCATCATTCATTGAAGTTTTTCAATCACAGTTGTTGGTTCACATTGTAAAcctttaaaaaataatacataAATTTGTTAAATTATAATCGAAATACAGCAATCCACCTAACTCCCACGTTTATTATTTCCGGGCACATTCCAACCTCTTTTTATGACcgttatactgccgtgaatcgcaagtcagtcccatatgcattttcgtcaaaattgagttgagttcagttttcaacttatcttccaatgctatttcagctgcactaatgagaaaatatgatttgttcggaaaaaatatgaaaaaaacagcaagtcaaattatcccataatgaaaagtaaccgcatatcagtcacactcaggcttgggaactgtgaccacaatttactacagttcatcgattctaccagtcaaccaaaacacatagcagcagcagcatcaataccatcaggcgttgcgctgccaacggttcacacactgcttgaacgTTTTAGTgtctccactatgatcgttttcgggcagccattccgaggtgaatgattgaaaaaaatgttaaataattcgatcgctaatattttgcttgtgttttccactaattgaaatctatgagcgctaatagcaagagcacaatcattccgttgtgATACATATAAagaagttcaatttcatgctgcctttatcgagcaaaaatgcaaaaccccgaaaaacgcaaaaatcgtgtcaccactgtgctcgagtcatttcgcattcgggtttgaaaaacgtTGGGAACAAGAAGATTACacttttgaagagccgtgacattttttgttttgaacggtcatggtttgctttggattttgatggtcgtgtagaaacatgtaaatgtagaggcggtaaatgtttgctacagtactttTCCCATCCCTGGTCACACTACAGgtttccgcaccgtgtaacacaaatgAACCTTGTtgtgatcatctttatatttttctcggaaaccTTTCGTAGGAAAACGaaactaaattatttttttacgctAGCACCACCACTGAAATGATTCGAAAAGACTGAATACAAAGTACTCACCATATTACAATTTTTTGTAATGTTATCTTTTGGGTTCCCTGAATctaaaaatgatgtcaaaattcttatcaCTCGTGTATTTCATCatttaattgcaaaataaaACTTCGAAAATCTGCATAACACGACTAAATGTGggcatttttaaattaaataagcACGTTATTTGAGAATAAAAGTAAACAATTATG includes:
- the LOC5577387 gene encoding sodium channel protein Nach codes for the protein MKIDTYESTMSYLLHSPYELATNDVQFAVMDETDELVESYMVLETVASERLRDLSVKQRSCVFHDENYQGSHLYSYNLCVMRCRAARALELCHCRPHFYPFIDGPACTIAGLRCLGKQPSWHDKQPCRCLKPCTEIVYYVMSASRTHWAADGGIPFKQKASFRWEMIQPKTRLRRDVLFTFEDLLVSFGGGIALFVGKDLMAFAEFPIFLITEALQRTIASIK